In Fusobacterium sp. DD2, the genomic window TTTTTTTATGTTCATATTTTATTTAGCATTGTTAATTGCATTTTTAACTGCTTCTTTAAAACCAAGAGATGTATAAGTAGCTCCTGCTACGTTGTCGACTTCTACTTTCTGTTGAGCAATAATCTCCTGAGTAAGTTTCTCAATAGCTGGCTGAGCAATTCTTTTTGTTTCATCCATTTTGATAACTTTAATAGCTACTATTTTATCACCGTCTTTTTCCACTGATACCTTTATTTCATCTTTGTATCCATTTCCAACTCCCTCTCCAACAGATGCAAATGCAGTAACTGAAGCAAGAGTTAAAATTAAAGTTAAAATTATTTTCTTCATAATAATTCCTCCATTCTAAACTAAATGTATTTTTAATATGAAATGTTA contains:
- a CDS encoding FMN-binding protein, with the translated sequence MKKIILTLILTLASVTAFASVGEGVGNGYKDEIKVSVEKDGDKIVAIKVIKMDETKRIAQPAIEKLTQEIIAQQKVEVDNVAGATYTSLGFKEAVKNAINNAK